One segment of Ancylothrix sp. D3o DNA contains the following:
- a CDS encoding RNA 2'-phosphotransferase: protein MLSESRLVKISKYLSYHLRHAPEKLGLKLDEGGWVPVLDLLESAKKDQFPISLEELKQVVDKDDKKRYSFDFTDKLIRANQGHSIKVDLQLKEALPPDILYHGTGQKTVESILHKGLSKMSRHHVHLSADMETAKKVGKRHGKPVILAVDAQTMYKAGYPFYCSDNGVWLVESVPPEYLQLI from the coding sequence ATGCTCAGCGAGTCTCGCCTCGTTAAAATAAGTAAATACTTGAGTTACCATCTGCGACACGCGCCAGAAAAACTCGGCCTTAAACTTGATGAAGGGGGGTGGGTGCCGGTGTTAGACTTGTTAGAGTCCGCCAAAAAAGATCAGTTTCCAATTTCCTTAGAAGAGTTAAAACAAGTTGTTGATAAAGATGATAAAAAACGCTATTCCTTTGATTTTACCGACAAGCTGATCCGCGCCAACCAAGGACACAGCATAAAAGTCGATCTACAATTAAAAGAAGCCCTCCCACCGGATATCCTTTATCACGGTACAGGACAGAAAACCGTTGAGTCAATTTTGCATAAAGGTTTATCCAAAATGTCTCGGCATCACGTTCATTTATCCGCCGATATGGAAACTGCAAAAAAAGTAGGAAAACGTCACGGTAAACCGGTTATTTTAGCAGTTGATGCTCAAACTATGTACAAAGCCGGATATCCTTTTTACTGTTCAGATAATGGAGTTTGGTTAGTCGAAAGCGTCCCCCCAGAGTATTTGCAACTTATCTGA
- a CDS encoding ATP-binding protein, translating into MTQGFFGNDDKNLQNNPQSKGLLGAGWRPLTRQLDWEYLSHLMVNDTWELSQKTMDMFSDIADALGRHQYAWWANILNVFSENTRYHLDEFWNYITPEPASPDYRYKDVLSVETPVVQIVSRNNIPIDYVLNKLQEITVLKILEILGKPTIITQYYLERYFYYPVERFVNWERLETIGTIFAYWSKDQVWLQIDRYDRGRRQYTLIGKNLAPLINKSTYNLAVILSGYKSRVGQINSQYPLRSFPADIQSFSDSIQQAILDQNQLAVLVYGDPGTGKTVWTQAVAKEILVPLGFVIFILDHDAVENFVPPTYLERICIIINEADNLAQDRGSTAAMGNTKTEHILSLLDGTLYQSVIDEKGIQSQQKFVILMTCNTTERLDPAVLRKGRVDFTYEFTHRFV; encoded by the coding sequence ATGACCCAGGGATTTTTTGGAAACGACGACAAAAACCTGCAAAACAACCCGCAAAGTAAAGGATTGCTGGGGGCCGGTTGGCGGCCTTTAACCCGACAGTTAGACTGGGAGTATTTATCACATCTGATGGTAAATGACACCTGGGAACTTTCCCAAAAAACAATGGATATGTTTAGCGATATAGCCGATGCTTTAGGGCGACACCAATACGCTTGGTGGGCGAATATTTTAAACGTTTTTTCTGAAAACACCCGCTACCACTTAGATGAATTCTGGAACTATATCACCCCCGAACCGGCATCCCCAGACTATCGGTATAAAGACGTTTTAAGCGTAGAAACCCCGGTGGTACAAATTGTTAGCCGCAACAATATTCCCATTGATTACGTCCTCAACAAACTCCAAGAAATTACGGTTTTAAAAATTTTGGAAATTTTGGGGAAACCCACCATCATCACTCAATATTATTTGGAGCGATATTTCTACTATCCCGTCGAGCGATTTGTAAATTGGGAACGTTTAGAAACCATCGGCACCATATTTGCTTATTGGTCAAAAGATCAAGTTTGGCTGCAAATTGATCGCTATGATCGCGGACGCCGGCAATACACACTAATTGGCAAAAACTTAGCCCCTTTGATCAACAAATCTACCTATAATCTGGCAGTAATTCTCAGCGGTTATAAAAGCCGAGTTGGACAAATTAACAGCCAATATCCCCTGCGCTCATTTCCCGCAGATATTCAAAGCTTTAGCGATAGTATCCAGCAGGCAATTCTTGACCAAAACCAATTAGCTGTACTTGTCTATGGAGACCCCGGCACCGGCAAAACTGTCTGGACTCAAGCTGTCGCCAAAGAAATTTTAGTTCCTCTGGGATTTGTGATTTTCATCCTCGATCACGATGCTGTTGAAAACTTCGTTCCTCCCACTTATTTAGAGCGAATTTGCATCATTATCAACGAAGCCGATAACTTAGCTCAAGATCGTGGTAGTACCGCCGCTATGGGCAATACCAAAACTGAGCATATTTTAAGCTTGTTGGATGGAACGCTTTATCAAAGTGTCATTGATGAAAAAGGCATTCAATCTCAACAAAAGTTTGTCATTTTAATGACTTGTAACACCACAGAAAGACTCGATCCTGCCGTTTTACGAAAAGGTCGCGTTGATTTCACCTATGAATTTACCCATCGCTTTGTGTAA